aaaatacttacatggTTTTGAAGCATTTATAACAGAATCAAATGTATTTCCATGAATTGGTAGACTGGTATAATTTTTTGCCGTTGGAAGATTTGCCGATATTAATGCAGATCCAATGTAGAATCCATGGTTTGCATCAGGCGGATATTCTTGCCATTTGAGAAATACAAATTCGAAATCTATAGTCAAAGTGGTTGTAGATTTAGGAGGAAGCCTCAACAAAAGCTCCAAGTGATATGGTTTCTGCCTACTTTTTCCTGGAGAATAATACTgtgacattattaatttactctCTGCTTCCCCATTAATCCTTAATGAACTTAGTTGTATAGGCAGCCACCAAGGTGCATTTTCTAAAAGAACAACATCTATAGGAGCCCAGTAGTTGTTCGTTAGCTCAGTCACAATACCCCCAAATTCTTTGCCATAGCCAAGAACATATTGCGTGAATGTCAATGGTGGgggtatatttacaaatattttgtccTTTGTTTCATATTTTGCTACAATATTCATCATAAcagaattagtaatattataaacagctaATTCAGTCTCACTTCCACCCCTTTGAgataacacaatattattgGGCTCTGGGCTGAGCTTGAAGCGGTAAGTGCTATTTGAAGTAgtgtcaatataaattttactagaAGATGAAAGTGGACATGCTCCTGGCAATCCTTGCCCGAATAACTTCCTAAATGACCAATCCatgctattaataattttgaaatcataAACAAGGGCTACAGTTTGTTTAATTTCTAAGTTTGTGTCTAAGCAATTGTTATCAACACATGTTCTTCTTACGTGAACTCCAATGGAATGataatttgtattatgaatCATACGGGAATTAAGAAGAGAAGAAAAGCCATGGCTTGATTCACATGGAAGTAATTTTTTCCAAGGTGTTAAATTTTCTGTGCAAACAATTTCCCGGGGCAGAGATGCATATCTTAGTTGagatgtataattttgttttaatttttgtgcaCCTGTTGGCCATAAGGACATTTTCGGAGTTATTGTATTGaagttttctataaaatttaatgatgcaCAAAAAAGTCCAGATAGGGTAGAACTTAGTTTTTTCCAATGAGCATCAACGTCTATCACTTCTGGACTAAACCATGCATAAAGTTCGGCTCCAGGGGCAGCATCTAAGACTGGGTAGCCCCACTGCTTATGTTTCCATTGCCCTTCTGTTAAAGTCAGATGTAGCTCTTCTACTTGATAGCGAGACATGATTTCGCCCAGAGATCTTGGAGCAAGATGAGAATGTTCAACTGAAGATAAAAATAgggaaatgttattaattagatcgttttaaaagtaattcaatAATGACGGCACTTCTTTACTTACATGATTCTTCTCCATTTACTAGTGTTATGAAATGGAAATTAACGTAAAGGTGAGATGGGGGTAgcggtttaataaatatttcttctttaaagTCATCTCCTTTAATTTGCAATATcagaataaataagaaaaagctAGGAATCCctaattttaacatttgaatttatgtatatattatattgttttaaattgtatttacatcAAAACCTtgttatatctatgtatatcatacaatttattaacataaacattaagTAACCTGAAAAACAGAAATGAATGACAATTGTCAATTGACAAGTTTAAGATAGAAGGCAGAAGACATTTGACAAAATACTCACAAATACAGAATATAAATAGAGTTAAATTAGTGTAAAAAAACTCTCTTAagttcgtttttaatatttattttagctaaatcaattaatatttatttttaactgcgGCTTTATTATTTGGAGAAGTATATTCTTTAGATTATtttgttccggttagaaggatgagtgagccagcctAGCTACGACACGTAGggtagggacataacatctcaattcccaaggttggtgacacatTGTTGATGGCAaattccaatgtctatgggcagtggtgatgataattactataatatcaGTTCAGGCCTAGCAAATGGGCACAAAgctaaagaaattaatttttcttatatcCGTGAGACAAATTAAAGATTTGATAAAATTCGGATGATAGAtatcaatgatttatttaatcgaaTTAAATCGTTTCCACTTGGCAGACCGTACAGACTATATAGACACTTGGTTATAGCTTTAACTGACAGTGACAATTGAGATATGTTTGTAGTTTTATAACGATCTGTGCTTTCGTGTTCGAAGTTTTGAAGTTTCAACTTTGAATTAGAATCTGACTAGTGACTGATAATTGACAAAGACATGacaataacaatttcaaatatatagtttgttttatactatgaaaaGAATAACATAAGCCTAAACACCAAGCATGgttgtaaaaaataacaaataaactgtctactaaaatatctaaataataattaaaaaataaattttgtaaaaatgtcaATTTAGTGACTTGTGTACGTTTTTACGTTattgacttattttttaatataaaattaaattggacaATTTTTTTGGTAGTGTGTTATGTGATATCTCTATTAATGTGataatttaaggtatttaatgaTAATCATTGTGAGAAGACAATGATTAATATAagtgttttgaaataaattgtggGAGGTTCTGGCTTAACCAAAAAATGGATAACgaatttttagatatttcaacTAGCCTAAGGCTACAGCTAGCCTATGGTATTGGACATATATTAAATGATGTATGTGCAAGTTTATGGTTcacatattttttagtatttttccaCCTTGTACTTGAATTCAGTCCTTCTCAGGCTGGATACTTAATGTTAATAGGTCAAATTATAGATGCCTTATCTACTCCATTTGTAGGCTATCATTCTGACcatacaaacaattttatgagTGCAAGATATGGCAAAAGAAAACTTTGGCATTTGTTCGGTAAGTGATCAAGTTCACTGAGGGTATTCCTATTCACTTCCTAGACTCATactctttacatttaattaatgtttcaaaCTCATATCtcataaatctataaatataattattataatatcaagctaaatagctttttattgtttgttaaaatttctgTTAAAAATCCTTTATGACATTGTAGAAATAATCTGTAGATTGGCACAACAAAAAGCCAATAAGCTTATAATTGACTTGTATTGCACTCAAATACCTATATACACTTTCCATATCATAAGCATTTCAAATGATAAATTACTGATTTATTCTAGACTTTCTATTAAATGTTTTCAGTTTTATCTTGCTAttcagttgaaataaaaaaaagatataattttttttattgatctcaactgatctttaaaaaataaaagatacaatACTAGACACAACATACAATTATGTTACAACTAAATATGACTCAGAAACTTatggtcaataaaaaaaaatttagacaatagtaatattttgtttctgtCGATAGACCACAATTATTTGActataaaacaatcaaaatttatttgccaattttttttatttagctcaAAATTAcagaaatttgataaaacttaaaTTCCAGGTACTGGGTGTGTGTTAATATCATTCCCATTCATTTTTATGGAGTGTGTGGGCTGTACATTGACACATAAATGGGCACAAATGTTTTACTTTGCTgcttttattgttgtatttcaaaTTGGATGGGCTGCTGTACAAATATCTCATCTTAGTCTTATTCCTGAATTAGCTGAAGATCCTCATGTTAGAACACATCTCACTGCCATTAGgtaaaacataaatgtatacctaacaaatattttaaaaatatatatatatattttgtatacagtaCCAAgagtatcaatttaaatttgaaggacATAACttcaaatatatgattaataatctatattatgattaaaagtcaaaatagtaataaattgtcATGTTTATGGAATAATTTTCTCCTATATAGCTATTCCATATAATAACAAATCCTCCTTGTTTCAGATATGGTTTTACAGTGttctcaaatatatttgtctatATAATGACATGGATAATATTACATGTTACGGGAAATTGTGATAAGGAGGttggtatttattatgattaacaaaataaaaatatattttatatcaaaacataatGGAAacggataaataatatataacaggaAATTAAGatgaactttttatattaatatgagacTAGATTAAAATCttaactgtataaataaaatctttaaggaAGATataattgagtttattttttaatcatattgtttttttagcaAGTGGGACCATCTGATGCATGGAAATTCAGACAAATAATGCTCATAGTTTTGAGCGTTGGCACTGTAGCATCAGTACTGTTTCACTTTTCAGTGTCTGAAAAGCCATCACGTAATCAAATATCTAACAATGAATATGGAAGTAGTACCCTACATTGTGATGTACTTCGCAAGTTCTTATTATATCAAGTGAGTCATCAAAAATAGTTCTATTGATTCTAAacatgtttgtttgttgttataaaagtaaagtaacaaaaagGCTTAACCCAATGAGATTTTTTGGATCTTATTCCATCTTACTGTTCAGATGCATGTTGCTGGATAACTATGTCCTAAATCTCATTTGACAAATGCAGGTCTCCTGACAAAGTGTTTTCTTTTATGTTCAAACACAAGATGCATTTTAACAATTAAGCACAAAAAAGTCTTACTTGTTCTAATTTGAATCTATACTATTTAGTAAAGATCCAATGGGTTGTCTAAgctgttttaaaatgtatgtataaaaaacatttaagatattataattacttcaaaCTTTTAGGTAGCTGGTATATACATGAGCACAAGGCTCGTTGTCAATATATCGCAAGTTCTTATTCCGCTGTATCTCCACCATACCCTTGGGTTAGCAGCTAGAGCCCTGGCTGTAGTGCCGCTAGCAATGTATCTCGGAAGCTTGGCTGCAGCTGGTGTTCAGAGGTTGGCCCCAAGATCTTTCACACGAAAACTAAGCTATTTATTGGGTTCTGCATGTGCATTGTGTGGTTTTATATGGGTTTACATCGATTCAGATCATAATTACaaagtgaattttatttacgtagtGGCTGTATTAATAGGTTAGTACCTCAACAGATGACATTGTTTGCTGTGAAGTCAATATTTGAActgcacatttattttatattgttattagtatAATTGGATcagtacttataaatatttatttacatactaatGCATTTGTAATGTATCAATTGCTAATTATGCATAATTATTAAGGTCAACATTTCCTTATTATTtaaccatataatatatatctatgatgaaatataatgtagcagtttaataatataatttcaggtTTTGGTGGAGCACAAATGCTTGTTACAAGTCTGTCCCTAACAGCTGACCTAGTTGGTGATAGTACAGAAGCATCGGCGTTTGTCTATGGGATAATGAGTTTTAGTGATAAACTGTCTTGTGGAGTAGCTATTGCTTTGATACAGATGtagtaagttattattattatacacaatTAAACTGCAGGCACAAAGGAAGTAAGATCTTAGTTTCGAAGGTTTTGTGGCATATTAGTTATGTAAgaattggttaaaatttctaatcGCGCCAATGTCCATGATCAGGGTTAAAActacttgccatcaggtggccaattttcCCGTACGCCTAccgatgacaaaataaaaaaattacattatcttaatttttaccAAATATCGGCCAGCTTAACGACTATCCAATTCCACGGGACATATAGTGCACAATTTTATCTTCATAATTCTGTCTTTATC
The nucleotide sequence above comes from Vanessa tameamea isolate UH-Manoa-2023 chromosome 2, ilVanTame1 primary haplotype, whole genome shotgun sequence. Encoded proteins:
- the LOC113399736 gene encoding GPI transamidase component PIG-T — protein: MLKLGIPSFFLFILILQIKGDDFKEEIFIKPLPPSHLYVNFHFITLVNGEESFEHSHLAPRSLGEIMSRYQVEELHLTLTEGQWKHKQWGYPVLDAAPGAELYAWFSPEVIDVDAHWKKLSSTLSGLFCASLNFIENFNTITPKMSLWPTGAQKLKQNYTSQLRYASLPREIVCTENLTPWKKLLPCESSHGFSSLLNSRMIHNTNYHSIGVHVRRTCVDNNCLDTNLEIKQTVALVYDFKIINSMDWSFRKLFGQGLPGACPLSSSSKIYIDTTSNSTYRFKLSPEPNNIVLSQRGGSETELAVYNITNSVMMNIVAKYETKDKIFVNIPPPLTFTQYVLGYGKEFGGIVTELTNNYWAPIDVVLLENAPWWLPIQLSSLRINGEAESKLIMSQYYSPGKSRQKPYHLELLLRLPPKSTTTLTIDFEFVFLKWQEYPPDANHGFYIGSALISANLPTAKNYTSLPIHGNTFDSVINASKPWYPMIFRTNGAMVSLPTPDFSMPYNVICLACTVVALAFGPLNNICTKELVLKAAGTPLSLRQKIFNIFKKKKD
- the LOC113399757 gene encoding major facilitator superfamily domain-containing protein 12-like is translated as MDNEFLDISTSLRLQLAYGIGHILNDVCASLWFTYFLVFFHLVLEFSPSQAGYLMLIGQIIDALSTPFVGYHSDHTNNFMSARYGKRKLWHLFGTGCVLISFPFIFMECVGCTLTHKWAQMFYFAAFIVVFQIGWAAVQISHLSLIPELAEDPHVRTHLTAIRYGFTVFSNIFVYIMTWIILHVTGNCDKEQVGPSDAWKFRQIMLIVLSVGTVASVLFHFSVSEKPSRNQISNNEYGSSTLHCDVLRKFLLYQVAGIYMSTRLVVNISQVLIPLYLHHTLGLAARALAVVPLAMYLGSLAAAGVQRLAPRSFTRKLSYLLGSACALCGFIWVYIDSDHNYKVNFIYVVAVLIGFGGAQMLVTSLSLTADLVGDSTEASAFVYGIMSFSDKLSCGVAIALIQMYADNGGMYYYRDALSWVCGSATILGLVLTLVLPNRSHNSLIVNGPSPINADEDEITSSSE